The following proteins are co-located in the Ketogulonicigenium robustum genome:
- a CDS encoding VRR-NUC domain-containing protein, which translates to MTRQSPERAVHLAVLAYLRAVLFGNPVIHHSPNELGLSGPAAARQVAKHKHLGMTSGFPDLVAFTFHGPLFFEVKADGNYPTPIQKALHADLERLNYRCAVVRSVDDVRAALARWGIPTRETMPEGEMVP; encoded by the coding sequence ATGACGCGGCAATCCCCCGAGCGGGCGGTGCATCTGGCTGTGCTGGCGTATCTGCGCGCCGTGCTGTTCGGCAATCCGGTCATCCACCACAGCCCGAATGAGCTTGGGTTGTCCGGCCCCGCGGCTGCGCGGCAGGTGGCCAAGCATAAGCACCTGGGGATGACCTCGGGCTTTCCCGACCTCGTGGCCTTCACTTTCCACGGACCGCTGTTCTTCGAGGTCAAGGCCGACGGCAACTATCCGACGCCCATCCAAAAGGCGCTCCATGCCGATCTGGAGCGCCTGAACTACCGCTGTGCTGTGGTGCGCAGTGTTGACGATGTGCGGGCCGCTCTGGCGCGCTGGGGCATCCCCACGCGCGAGACAATGCCTGAGGGGGAGATGGTGCCATGA
- a CDS encoding helix-turn-helix domain-containing protein — MSVKIMSAIWEAEGIDASECLVLIALADHADDEGRCYPSIARLCKRTKMSDRGVQKVIARLIEKGFVTVVQNAGRAGSNLYIINPDAGKTPEPCSPPNDVHPEPRSPPPEPRSENPRTTFTQTVKNHH, encoded by the coding sequence ATGAGCGTCAAGATCATGTCTGCGATCTGGGAGGCCGAAGGGATCGATGCGTCTGAATGCCTCGTCCTGATCGCGCTGGCCGATCACGCCGACGATGAAGGGCGCTGCTACCCTTCAATCGCGCGCCTCTGCAAGCGCACCAAGATGTCTGATCGAGGTGTCCAAAAGGTCATCGCTCGGCTGATTGAAAAGGGCTTTGTGACGGTGGTTCAGAACGCGGGACGCGCCGGTTCTAACCTATACATCATCAATCCTGATGCGGGCAAAACCCCTGAACCGTGTTCACCCCCGAATGACGTTCACCCCGAACCACGTTCACCACCCCCCGAACCACGTTCCGAAAACCCCCGAACCACGTTCACCCAAACCGTCAAGAACCATCATTGA
- a CDS encoding PBSX family phage terminase large subunit → MSEATLDVPEVFEPLLAPARYKGAYGGRGSGKSHFFAGLGVVRMATQKGFRIVCVREVQNSIKDSVKQLLEDKIGALGLSEFFTITDQEIRGQNGSLAIFRGLQNHTAAQIKSLEGFDVAWVEEAQTISQASLDLLTPTIRKPGSELWFGWNPVSEADPVDRLLRGGARDDAIVVQANWSDNPWFPDVLRADLEHDRINNPDKWLHVWEGRYQALSEARIFRNWRVGEIETHERQVWHVGVDFGFAKDPAAALRCALVGDRTLYIDSEAYEVGVPTEALPAFVGRVTDAHIWAGRADSARPETIDYLHRHGFPKLQPSKKGRGSVEDGISFLQGLEIVVHPSCVNMQRELTAYAYKIDKRTNEILPVPEDANNHLIDALRYAVEKLHRKGQLLREPEPDAQRERRDYAPIDDDDDIDDWKVA, encoded by the coding sequence ATGAGCGAGGCGACACTTGATGTTCCTGAGGTCTTTGAGCCGCTTCTAGCCCCAGCACGCTACAAGGGCGCATACGGCGGGCGAGGATCAGGAAAGTCGCACTTCTTTGCAGGTCTCGGCGTCGTCCGCATGGCCACGCAAAAAGGCTTTCGCATCGTCTGCGTACGCGAGGTGCAGAACAGCATCAAGGACTCGGTCAAGCAGCTGCTGGAGGATAAGATCGGGGCCTTGGGCCTGTCCGAGTTTTTCACGATAACGGATCAGGAAATCAGGGGGCAGAACGGCTCGCTGGCAATCTTTCGGGGCCTGCAAAACCACACGGCGGCGCAGATCAAGTCGCTGGAAGGCTTCGATGTTGCATGGGTCGAGGAGGCTCAGACGATCAGTCAAGCCTCATTGGATCTGCTGACGCCTACTATCCGCAAGCCGGGGTCGGAGCTGTGGTTCGGCTGGAACCCCGTTAGCGAGGCCGATCCGGTCGATAGGCTGCTGCGCGGTGGCGCGCGCGACGACGCCATCGTGGTACAGGCCAACTGGTCGGATAACCCGTGGTTTCCTGATGTGCTGCGGGCCGATCTGGAGCACGACCGGATCAACAATCCGGACAAGTGGTTGCATGTCTGGGAGGGGCGCTATCAGGCGCTGTCCGAGGCGCGGATATTCCGCAACTGGCGCGTGGGCGAGATCGAGACGCATGAACGTCAGGTCTGGCACGTCGGCGTTGACTTCGGTTTTGCCAAGGACCCTGCGGCGGCGCTGCGTTGCGCGCTGGTCGGGGACCGGACGCTTTACATCGACAGCGAGGCCTATGAGGTCGGGGTTCCTACCGAGGCGCTGCCTGCCTTCGTGGGCCGCGTGACCGATGCGCACATCTGGGCAGGGCGGGCCGATAGCGCACGACCGGAGACGATAGACTATCTGCACAGGCACGGCTTCCCCAAGCTGCAGCCCAGCAAGAAGGGACGCGGATCGGTCGAGGACGGCATCAGCTTTTTGCAGGGCTTGGAAATCGTCGTGCATCCGTCCTGCGTGAACATGCAGCGCGAGCTGACCGCGTATGCCTACAAGATCGACAAGCGCACCAATGAAATCCTGCCGGTGCCGGAAGACGCGAATAACCACCTGATCGACGCGCTGCGATATGCCGTCGAGAAGCTGCACCGCAAGGGGCAACTGCTGCGCGAGCCGGAGCCGGACGCACAGCGCGAGCGCCGAGACTACGCGCCGATTGACGATGACGACGATATTGACGACTGGAAGGTGGCGTGA
- a CDS encoding DUF4043 family protein: MTDTTVSTALRVKQWDDKAHREYVRANRFRKYMGTDQNSIIQVKEDLTKKKGDAITIPLVGALDATTGPNTGSTTLVGNEKALPNDGHRIEVGVVRDAVVVNVEEEQASPIAIRNEAKVALKDLQMRYLRNSILGAMASVNGVAYGSATAAQRNAWAVTNADRVLFGNSTANYSATHATALNNVTAAMTLTRDVVSEMKAIAQTAKSVNGDGLRPYTYGEDEETFVLFVGSRAFRALKKDMESVLTDAEKRGKENPLFTGTTSLYWDGVVVREIPELGTFANTASTPVTLTPTYLCGAQALGVAWAMRTKTTLRSETDYEFKRGVGFMEMRGVEKILYGENGKQWGIVSGFVAA; this comes from the coding sequence ATGACTGATACGACCGTATCGACGGCGCTGCGCGTCAAGCAGTGGGATGACAAGGCCCACCGCGAATACGTGCGCGCCAACCGGTTCCGCAAATACATGGGGACCGACCAAAACAGCATCATTCAGGTGAAAGAGGACCTGACCAAAAAGAAGGGTGATGCGATCACCATTCCGCTGGTCGGTGCGCTGGATGCAACCACTGGCCCGAACACCGGATCGACCACGCTGGTTGGCAACGAAAAGGCGTTGCCGAACGACGGCCACCGCATCGAGGTTGGCGTCGTGCGCGATGCCGTTGTGGTGAACGTCGAGGAAGAACAGGCCTCGCCCATTGCGATCCGCAACGAGGCCAAGGTTGCCCTCAAGGACCTGCAAATGCGCTACCTGCGCAACTCGATCCTTGGCGCGATGGCATCGGTCAATGGCGTGGCCTATGGCTCGGCAACCGCAGCGCAACGCAATGCGTGGGCCGTGACCAACGCCGACCGTGTGCTGTTTGGCAATTCGACCGCCAATTACAGCGCGACGCACGCCACCGCGCTGAACAATGTCACTGCGGCCATGACCCTGACCCGTGACGTGGTGTCCGAGATGAAGGCCATTGCCCAGACCGCAAAATCGGTAAACGGCGACGGCCTGCGCCCGTACACCTACGGCGAGGACGAGGAAACCTTTGTTCTGTTCGTCGGCTCGCGCGCCTTCCGCGCCTTGAAAAAGGACATGGAAAGCGTGCTGACCGATGCCGAGAAGCGCGGGAAGGAAAACCCGCTGTTTACCGGCACGACCTCGCTTTACTGGGACGGCGTGGTTGTGCGTGAAATTCCCGAGCTGGGCACCTTTGCAAATACTGCCAGCACGCCCGTCACGCTGACGCCGACCTACTTGTGCGGCGCACAGGCTCTGGGTGTGGCGTGGGCCATGCGCACCAAGACTACGCTGCGTTCGGAAACTGATTACGAGTTCAAGCGCGGCGTCGGCTTCATGGAAATGCGCGGGGTCGAAAAGATCCTGTACGGCGAGAACGGCAAGCAGTGGGGCATCGTCTCGGGCTTTGTTGCAGCCTGA